In the genome of Bacillus thuringiensis, the window GTAACACTAAACTATTCCCCTTGCTACCTTCATGATTATTTTATAGCGGGGGCTTATTATATGTATAAACAATCTGAGTCACTCGAAAAATGATGAATTCGAATATTGCAGTAAAAAGCGTTATTTAGGAGGTGTTACTATGACGCATATACTGGTGATTGAAGACAACCCAGATATACAAGAACTTATTCGTGAATTTCTAATGGCACAAAACTTTACCGTTGATGTAGTTGGTGCTGGAACAGAAGGTATTCTTCTTTTCCAAAAAAATTCATATGATCTTGTCCTCCTCGATGTAATGTTACCAGATATAGATGGCTATAGTATTTGTAAAATTATGCGAGGACAATCTGATGTACCAATCATTATGTTAACAGGCTTACATAATGAAGAAAGTGAAATTAAAGGATTTGAGTTAGGTATTGATGACTATATTACGAAACCGTTCCATTACACTGTATTTATTAAGCGTGTAGAGGCTGTATTAAGAAGAGCAGCAACGAAGGAAGCAGAAGCTGCAACTATACTACAATTCCATGAATTGATGTTAAACTCTACAGCATATGCAGCTTATGTTCATGGTAATCAAATTGAATTGACAACAAAAGAATTTGAAATTATTTATACTTTACTGCAAAATCGAGGAAAAGTATTATCAAGAAGTGATTTGTTGAATAAGGTATGGGGCTATGAACATTATGGTGATGTAAGAGTTATAGATACACATATTAAAAACTTAAGAAAAAAATTAGGAATTACTTATATTAAAACGGTGAAAGGTATTGGCTACAAAATCGAATCGTAGTAAAGACAACATCACCAAAAATATTTTCATCAAAACCTTATTATTTTGTATTCTTTTATCACTTTGTCTTTATCAAATTATTTACTTTCTAGCTTCAAACTACGATAAAGAACGTTTTGCGAAAGAAAATGGAACGCCGACTACAGAACAGGCGGATTCAGATAAGCAAAACGATCAAAGTAAAACGAATCAAGATAAAGCTGTGTCAGAAGGGAACATTTCTAATTTCCAATCTTCTATTGTAGATTATAAATCTCTTTCTACAGCTATCAATCACCTTTTGCAGCCTAGCCAAACTGCAAAAGCAAAAGAACATACACAAAACCTTTCGGGGAAAAATAGCACTTCTAATCAGCTTACAGAAGCAGAAAAGAAAGCCGCTAATAATGATGCCTTACATACACAAAATGCAGCAAGTAAAACAAATGATACAAATGATAATCCAAAGTTAGCAGATGCGTTGCAGCAGTTAGCTCCACAGGTTGGCGCGACAATGCTTGCATTATCTCTACTCGGATCTTTAAT includes:
- a CDS encoding response regulator transcription factor, giving the protein MTHILVIEDNPDIQELIREFLMAQNFTVDVVGAGTEGILLFQKNSYDLVLLDVMLPDIDGYSICKIMRGQSDVPIIMLTGLHNEESEIKGFELGIDDYITKPFHYTVFIKRVEAVLRRAATKEAEAATILQFHELMLNSTAYAAYVHGNQIELTTKEFEIIYTLLQNRGKVLSRSDLLNKVWGYEHYGDVRVIDTHIKNLRKKLGITYIKTVKGIGYKIES